The following proteins come from a genomic window of Halorussus halophilus:
- the glmU gene encoding bifunctional sugar-1-phosphate nucleotidylyltransferase/acetyltransferase, with amino-acid sequence MTVRAAVVLAAGEGTRLRPLTRNRPKPMLPAADRPILEHVFDALIGAGIERLHVVVGYKRDRVQDHFGPTYRNIPINYIPQHKQLGSGHALLQARSAVAGEDGLLVVNGDQVVEQQIVADVLDAFESGEASAALAATEGSDVSHYGAVVMDGDRVTELVEKPGTDNYRLLNAGVYAFDQSIFDAIEQTPRVQGELALTDTLVRLIDSDEVVQGVITEGLWVDATYPWDLLDVAQDLLFHGRVTEPERGDSVWVADTAQVHEDATLQGPVVVGPDCDVRPGAVVGPYTAVGRNATVGANAVVERSVLDTDTRVGPNSTLLDCVTGQGVHLGAGATVADGPGDVRVEDEVFVDQRLGAVLADRVRAEGDVSFAPGTLVGPNARLHTGVTVSKNVKEGAEVLR; translated from the coding sequence ATGACAGTTCGCGCTGCCGTCGTGCTGGCCGCGGGTGAGGGAACCCGGCTGCGTCCGCTGACGCGAAACCGGCCGAAACCGATGCTCCCTGCCGCCGACCGCCCGATTCTCGAACACGTCTTCGACGCGCTCATCGGCGCGGGAATCGAGCGACTGCACGTCGTCGTCGGGTACAAACGCGACCGCGTGCAGGACCACTTCGGGCCGACCTACCGGAACATCCCTATCAATTACATCCCACAACACAAGCAGTTGGGGAGTGGCCACGCCCTGTTGCAAGCCCGAAGTGCAGTTGCGGGCGAAGACGGCCTGTTGGTCGTCAACGGCGACCAAGTGGTCGAACAGCAAATCGTTGCCGACGTTCTCGACGCCTTCGAGAGCGGCGAGGCCAGTGCGGCGCTCGCCGCCACCGAAGGAAGCGACGTGTCTCACTACGGTGCGGTCGTGATGGACGGCGACCGCGTGACGGAGCTCGTCGAGAAACCCGGGACGGACAACTACCGACTGCTCAACGCAGGCGTCTACGCCTTCGACCAATCCATCTTCGACGCTATCGAGCAGACGCCCCGCGTGCAGGGCGAACTCGCGCTGACGGATACGCTGGTGCGACTCATCGACTCCGACGAGGTGGTGCAGGGTGTTATCACCGAAGGACTCTGGGTCGATGCGACCTATCCGTGGGACCTGCTCGACGTGGCCCAAGACCTGCTTTTCCACGGACGCGTGACCGAACCCGAACGCGGCGACTCGGTCTGGGTCGCGGACACTGCACAGGTTCACGAGGACGCGACGCTGCAGGGACCGGTCGTCGTCGGACCGGACTGCGACGTGCGACCCGGGGCGGTCGTCGGGCCATATACGGCCGTAGGTCGGAACGCGACGGTCGGTGCGAACGCAGTCGTCGAACGGTCGGTGCTGGATACCGACACCCGCGTCGGTCCGAATTCGACGTTGCTCGACTGCGTGACCGGACAGGGCGTCCATCTCGGCGCGGGGGCGACGGTCGCAGATGGTCCCGGCGACGTGCGCGTCGAAGACGAGGTGTTCGTCGACCAGCGGTTAGGTGCCGTTCTCGCGGACCGTGTGCGTGCAGAGGGCGACGTGAGTTTCGCGCCCGGCACACTGGTCGGCCCGAACGCCAGACTGCACACGGGCGTCACTGTCTCCAAAAACGTCAAGGAAGGCGCGGAGGTTCTCCGCTAA
- a CDS encoding undecaprenyl-diphosphate phosphatase, whose protein sequence is MDQSTLVALLAGVLQGIFEWLPISSEGNLTIFLTALDKDPEAAVAFSLFLHAGTAVSAAAYYRGELRDLVATLPSWRPNSAFSGERATLTFVVVATLASGVVGLAAYATLEAVVGALTGGAFVALIGLLLVATGVLQRVAEGFDFGTKERPDFVDAVLVGALQGLAILPGVSRSGTTASALLFRGHDGPSSFRLSFLLSIPAAAGAGVLVLLDGGVPAVAPKAALLALVTAAIVGYLTIDALMRVVERVPFWSVCVGLGALATVGGVVAMLVI, encoded by the coding sequence ATGGACCAGTCTACGCTCGTCGCGCTCCTCGCCGGAGTATTACAGGGAATCTTCGAGTGGCTTCCCATCTCTAGCGAGGGGAACCTGACCATCTTCCTCACCGCCCTCGACAAGGACCCCGAGGCGGCAGTCGCCTTCTCGCTGTTTCTGCACGCCGGAACGGCCGTCTCGGCGGCGGCCTACTACCGCGGCGAACTTCGAGACCTCGTCGCCACGCTCCCCTCGTGGCGGCCGAACTCAGCCTTCTCTGGGGAGCGCGCGACGCTCACCTTCGTCGTCGTCGCCACGCTGGCCTCCGGCGTGGTCGGACTGGCGGCCTACGCCACGCTCGAAGCGGTCGTTGGCGCACTGACCGGCGGCGCGTTCGTCGCGCTTATCGGTCTCTTGCTCGTCGCCACGGGCGTCCTCCAGCGAGTCGCCGAGGGCTTCGACTTCGGTACGAAGGAGCGTCCCGACTTCGTGGACGCCGTCCTCGTCGGCGCGCTCCAAGGACTCGCCATCTTGCCGGGAGTCTCCCGGTCTGGAACGACCGCCAGCGCGCTCCTCTTCCGGGGCCACGACGGCCCGTCGTCGTTCCGACTCTCCTTTCTGCTGTCGATTCCCGCCGCCGCGGGTGCGGGCGTCCTCGTCCTCCTGGACGGCGGCGTCCCGGCGGTCGCACCCAAGGCCGCACTGCTCGCGCTCGTCACCGCGGCAATCGTCGGCTACCTCACCATCGACGCGCTGATGCGAGTAGTCGAGCGCGTGCCGTTCTGGAGCGTCTGCGTCGGACTCGGCGCGTTGGCGACGGTCGGTGGCGTCGTGGCTATGTTGGTCATCTAA
- a CDS encoding PKD domain-containing protein → MVREQTPTNSGGARRAVVVLLVVSAIVASVAPASGAVGLASELSATVGNTSANDATAPTLRYEIRGVDHSTNPPTANVSDSVTFDASNSSDDTEIETTNWRFPNGTVSGVQITHRFSRPGNYSVGVVVADEAGNRNESTVSIRVVDRTEPTASFDLDDESAATVGEPVQFDATESADNHRIAEFRWDLDGDGTVDTVTSNATVEYTYAERGNATAELTVVDPSGNSANATRNVTVETPPPSANFTVAPETPTTGETVAVDAEPTVAAGNVTNYTWTFDGTTSVPDSPTATYEFTDSGSHEVTLVVTDEYGHSDSVTKNVTVYAAPTAAADAQANATAGERVALDATNTTGGGDLGYEWTQIDGPDATLSNASDPTTAFVAPNVSDPTTLTFAVVVSGPGGSDTAMTSVTVAPGSDDGGSSNAGSGSSGGDAGSGGGADSGSSGSSGGSGFGGSASTGGSSGGFGGGRVGGGASESAGANSGDNTDGASEDDSASSASAATVSRDESTPDQFVASVSKAGVEHPANVSLTDSLGGDHAFDSVTVVADRSAFSLSVRAPAKRPNAVPAPDSEAVLSYLSVTKQDVTNAAIEFARFRFHVSEAALNRRGVAPADVRLYRYSGGQWQTLATTLVGEDSGVYRFQALSPGFSVFAVGVARPSVDVVGASVASNRVAPGEDARVTARVRNRDSVTRSVTLTLSANDSGVTERQVELPANATRTVAFTPAFDSSGQYELAVENTSAGTLVVAGAGESGGVSGTGDDSGDSRGDGATGGQDEVTKDGATDGEDGTQTSTADTADGSSGQNGGFGIGDGGLYFVSFVVALLAAMLWGYLLS, encoded by the coding sequence ATGGTACGCGAGCAAACACCCACGAATAGCGGCGGCGCTCGCCGAGCGGTCGTCGTTCTGCTGGTCGTCTCGGCAATCGTCGCCAGCGTCGCACCCGCATCGGGAGCAGTCGGTCTCGCCAGCGAACTATCCGCTACTGTCGGCAACACGAGCGCGAACGACGCGACTGCGCCGACGCTCCGGTACGAGATTCGCGGCGTGGACCACTCGACGAATCCGCCGACGGCGAACGTCTCCGATTCGGTTACGTTCGACGCCAGCAACTCCAGCGACGACACCGAAATCGAAACGACGAATTGGCGGTTCCCCAACGGCACCGTCAGCGGCGTCCAAATCACGCACCGATTCTCGCGGCCGGGCAATTACTCGGTGGGTGTCGTCGTCGCCGACGAGGCAGGCAACCGCAACGAATCGACCGTGTCGATTCGCGTCGTAGACCGCACCGAACCGACAGCGTCGTTCGACCTCGACGACGAGTCGGCGGCTACGGTTGGTGAACCGGTTCAGTTCGACGCGACAGAGTCCGCAGACAACCATCGCATCGCTGAGTTCCGCTGGGACCTCGACGGCGACGGAACCGTCGATACCGTCACGTCGAATGCAACCGTCGAGTACACCTACGCCGAGCGCGGGAACGCGACCGCCGAACTTACCGTTGTGGACCCGAGCGGCAACTCCGCGAACGCGACTCGAAACGTCACCGTCGAGACACCGCCGCCGAGTGCGAACTTCACCGTCGCGCCCGAGACGCCCACAACCGGCGAAACAGTCGCCGTAGACGCCGAACCGACCGTGGCGGCCGGGAACGTCACCAACTACACGTGGACGTTCGACGGGACGACCAGCGTCCCGGACAGCCCAACCGCGACCTACGAGTTCACCGACAGCGGAAGCCACGAGGTCACGCTGGTCGTGACCGACGAGTACGGCCACAGCGACTCCGTGACGAAGAACGTCACCGTCTACGCGGCCCCGACTGCGGCGGCGGACGCCCAGGCGAACGCGACGGCGGGCGAACGGGTCGCCCTCGACGCGACGAACACGACCGGCGGGGGCGACCTCGGCTACGAGTGGACTCAAATCGACGGGCCGGACGCGACACTCTCGAACGCGAGCGACCCGACGACCGCCTTCGTCGCGCCGAACGTCTCGGACCCGACGACGCTGACGTTCGCCGTCGTCGTCTCCGGACCGGGCGGGAGTGACACGGCGATGACTTCGGTGACTGTCGCTCCCGGTTCGGACGACGGGGGTAGTTCGAATGCTGGAAGTGGCAGTTCTGGTGGTGATGCTGGCTCTGGTGGGGGTGCTGACTCTGGCAGTAGTGGCAGTTCTGGTGGGAGCGGATTTGGTGGCAGTGCCAGTACCGGTGGGAGCAGTGGTGGATTCGGCGGTGGCAGGGTTGGCGGTGGCGCGAGTGAGAGCGCTGGCGCAAACTCAGGCGACAACACTGACGGCGCAAGCGAAGACGACTCCGCGTCCAGTGCGTCGGCCGCGACCGTCTCGCGCGACGAATCGACGCCCGACCAGTTCGTCGCGTCGGTCTCGAAAGCGGGTGTTGAACACCCGGCGAACGTCTCGCTCACCGACTCGCTCGGCGGCGACCACGCGTTCGACTCCGTGACCGTCGTCGCAGACCGGTCTGCGTTCTCGCTGTCGGTGCGCGCGCCAGCGAAGCGACCGAATGCGGTGCCTGCTCCTGACTCAGAGGCCGTGCTGTCGTATCTCTCCGTGACGAAGCAGGACGTCACGAACGCGGCCATCGAGTTCGCTCGGTTCCGGTTCCACGTCTCGGAAGCGGCGTTGAATCGGCGCGGCGTCGCACCTGCGGACGTACGTCTGTACCGCTACTCCGGCGGGCAGTGGCAGACACTGGCGACGACGCTCGTCGGCGAGGACAGCGGCGTCTACCGCTTCCAAGCACTGAGTCCCGGATTCTCGGTGTTCGCCGTGGGCGTCGCTCGCCCGTCGGTCGATGTCGTCGGCGCGTCGGTAGCGTCGAACCGTGTCGCGCCGGGCGAGGACGCGCGCGTGACCGCTCGGGTCAGGAACCGCGACTCGGTGACACGCTCGGTGACGCTCACACTGTCTGCGAACGATTCGGGGGTGACAGAACGGCAGGTCGAACTTCCGGCGAACGCCACGCGAACGGTCGCGTTCACGCCCGCGTTCGACTCGTCTGGGCAGTACGAACTCGCCGTCGAGAACACCTCGGCGGGGACGCTGGTGGTTGCCGGAGCGGGCGAGAGTGGTGGTGTGTCGGGTACCGGGGACGATTCGGGCGACTCTAGGGGCGACGGGGCGACCGGCGGACAGGACGAGGTAACCAAGGATGGAGCGACTGATGGAGAAGACGGCACGCAAACTTCGACAGCAGATACAGCAGACGGTTCGAGTGGGCAGAACGGTGGATTCGGAATCGGCGACGGCGGTCTCTATTTCGTGTCGTTCGTCGTCGCGCTGCTCGCGGCGATGCTGTGGGGCTATCTGCTCAGCTAA
- a CDS encoding helix-turn-helix domain-containing protein, which translates to MRRSGRWMVLVDDRILEYLRAEGPYTPSKLVEVADLPWGAQHVGNRCRELETKEFVRNGGNGVYVITERGEKYLDGEFDASTLD; encoded by the coding sequence ATGAGACGTTCGGGGCGCTGGATGGTCCTCGTGGACGACCGAATCTTGGAGTACTTGCGGGCGGAGGGACCGTACACCCCCTCGAAACTGGTCGAGGTCGCAGACTTACCGTGGGGTGCTCAGCACGTCGGCAACCGCTGTCGGGAACTCGAAACCAAGGAGTTCGTCCGCAACGGCGGCAACGGCGTCTACGTCATCACCGAGCGCGGCGAGAAATACTTAGACGGCGAGTTCGACGCCTCGACGTTAGATTAG
- a CDS encoding creatininase family protein has translation MSRDDTVALAERTWPEIEDELDSGTRTAVVAVGSVEQHGPHLPLIMDTLAGDALAERIAEKLGDALAAPTIRPGCSGHHMEFPGTITIPAETLMDLIRGYCRSLDDHGFEHVALVPTHGGNFAPVNTVAPEIAREIDANVVAVADLHELMDLQNAGLREGGVEYQEPAIHAGAAETAVVLAVEEGLVRKEELEIGVEGEISTARLLSEGFKAITENGVLGDPREGTAEAGEAILEKVASAYAEQIEDAREAVRE, from the coding sequence ATGAGCCGAGACGACACCGTGGCGTTGGCCGAGCGCACGTGGCCAGAAATCGAGGACGAACTCGACTCGGGGACCCGAACCGCAGTCGTCGCCGTCGGGTCCGTCGAACAACACGGCCCTCATCTCCCGCTCATCATGGACACGCTCGCTGGCGACGCCCTCGCCGAGCGCATCGCCGAGAAACTGGGCGACGCGCTGGCCGCGCCGACGATTCGGCCCGGTTGTTCGGGCCACCACATGGAGTTCCCGGGGACGATTACGATTCCGGCAGAGACGCTGATGGACCTGATTCGGGGCTACTGTCGCTCGCTGGACGACCACGGCTTCGAACACGTCGCGTTGGTGCCGACCCACGGCGGAAACTTCGCACCCGTCAACACTGTCGCGCCGGAAATTGCCCGCGAAATCGACGCCAACGTGGTCGCCGTCGCGGACCTCCACGAACTGATGGACCTCCAGAACGCGGGACTCAGGGAAGGCGGCGTCGAGTATCAAGAGCCAGCCATCCACGCCGGGGCCGCCGAAACTGCGGTCGTGCTGGCAGTCGAGGAAGGGTTGGTACGAAAAGAGGAGTTGGAAATCGGCGTCGAAGGCGAGATTTCGACCGCGCGACTCCTCAGCGAGGGATTCAAGGCGATTACGGAGAACGGCGTCCTCGGCGACCCGCGAGAGGGCACGGCGGAAGCGGGCGAGGCAATTCTGGAGAAGGTGGCGAGCGCCTACGCGGAGCAAATCGAGGACGCGCGTGAGGCCGTTCGAGAGTAG
- a CDS encoding DUF7383 domain-containing protein, whose product MSYRANYALVNVSSHLGQKKDAIDVPWADFVGDSTPEFEFEVPTSDAVDAYVGLQAFGVDEFGHELVVNDEALGGFDVPPGTGWQYWEDAITDSALVAGTNTLKFARDTDTPDSFAVNNVTVHWREPITEGEE is encoded by the coding sequence ATGTCCTATCGTGCGAACTACGCGCTCGTCAACGTGTCGTCGCATCTCGGTCAAAAGAAAGACGCCATCGACGTGCCGTGGGCAGATTTCGTCGGTGATTCGACGCCCGAGTTCGAGTTCGAGGTGCCGACCAGCGACGCGGTCGATGCCTACGTCGGCCTGCAAGCGTTCGGCGTGGACGAGTTCGGTCACGAGTTGGTGGTGAACGACGAGGCGCTGGGCGGGTTCGACGTGCCGCCCGGAACCGGGTGGCAGTACTGGGAAGACGCGATTACCGACAGCGCGCTCGTCGCGGGCACGAACACGCTCAAGTTCGCGCGCGACACCGACACGCCGGACAGTTTCGCGGTGAACAACGTCACCGTCCACTGGCGCGAACCAATCACGGAGGGCGAAGAATGA
- a CDS encoding DsrE family protein encodes MQTVFHVSTPEDVRVVVAKVENLLADETVEMERVAVVLDRGDAIAELHEEAEHAEALADLLTGGTEFKACSNAARHPAVSTDELLSGVELVSSGVGELTRLQQDGFAYIRL; translated from the coding sequence ATGCAAACCGTCTTCCACGTCTCGACGCCCGAGGACGTTCGCGTCGTCGTCGCCAAAGTCGAGAACTTGCTCGCAGACGAGACAGTCGAGATGGAGCGCGTGGCGGTGGTGTTGGACCGCGGGGACGCCATCGCAGAATTACATGAAGAGGCGGAGCATGCCGAAGCGTTGGCCGACCTGCTCACCGGTGGGACAGAATTCAAAGCGTGTAGCAACGCCGCCCGACACCCCGCCGTCTCGACGGACGAACTGCTCTCCGGCGTCGAACTCGTCTCCTCGGGTGTCGGCGAACTCACCCGCCTCCAGCAGGATGGATTCGCCTACATCCGACTGTAG
- the gfo6 gene encoding D-xylose 1-dehydrogenase Gfo6, whose translation MTVDEYLRGVRRRDWEELESGTLRIAMVGLGWWTREQAIPAVRESKFCETTVAVSSSHEKAESVAEETETVTAGVTYDDFVEGTATDEYDAVYVCTPNAYHLPYVEAAADHGKAVLCEKPVEATVERAEKLVESAEEGDVPLMVAYRMQTDPQVRRMRELVREGAIGDPVAVHGHMGQQMLDVVSGDPDQWRLDPELAGYGATVMDLGIYPLNTARFVLDADPTSVTAQMHSENEAFRKVPDQHATFTIQFDNGAYAACTASQHSHLSGHLRIVGTEGELVLEPAFLGQTPQTLSLRQPNGQELEIDDGRRDLMGDEMTEEFDYFADRVLREVPPSPNGDHALVDMQALAAIYEAADRGERVSIE comes from the coding sequence ATGACAGTGGACGAGTACCTACGCGGCGTCAGGCGGCGTGACTGGGAGGAATTGGAGTCTGGAACGCTCCGCATCGCGATGGTCGGTCTCGGCTGGTGGACGCGTGAACAGGCCATCCCCGCAGTCCGCGAATCGAAGTTCTGCGAAACGACGGTCGCCGTCAGCAGCAGTCACGAGAAAGCCGAGTCGGTCGCCGAAGAAACTGAGACGGTCACCGCGGGGGTCACGTACGACGACTTCGTCGAGGGCACGGCGACCGACGAGTACGATGCGGTCTACGTCTGTACGCCGAACGCCTACCACCTCCCGTACGTGGAGGCGGCCGCCGACCACGGGAAGGCGGTCCTCTGCGAGAAGCCAGTGGAGGCGACAGTAGAACGGGCGGAAAAACTGGTCGAATCCGCAGAGGAAGGCGACGTGCCGCTGATGGTCGCCTACCGGATGCAGACCGACCCGCAGGTTCGTCGGATGCGGGAACTCGTCCGCGAGGGCGCGATTGGTGACCCGGTCGCCGTCCACGGACACATGGGCCAGCAGATGCTCGACGTAGTTTCGGGCGACCCCGACCAGTGGCGACTCGACCCGGAACTCGCGGGCTACGGTGCGACGGTGATGGACCTCGGCATCTACCCGCTGAACACTGCTCGGTTCGTCCTCGACGCCGACCCGACGAGCGTGACCGCACAGATGCACTCCGAGAACGAGGCGTTCCGCAAGGTGCCCGACCAGCACGCGACCTTCACGATTCAGTTCGACAACGGAGCGTACGCCGCCTGCACAGCCAGCCAGCACTCCCACCTGTCTGGCCACCTCCGGATCGTCGGGACCGAGGGCGAACTCGTGCTCGAACCGGCCTTCCTCGGCCAGACACCACAGACGCTCTCACTCCGCCAACCGAACGGGCAGGAACTCGAAATAGACGACGGTCGTCGGGACCTGATGGGCGACGAGATGACCGAAGAGTTCGACTACTTCGCAGACCGCGTCCTCCGAGAGGTCCCGCCGTCTCCGAACGGCGACCACGCGCTCGTAGACATGCAGGCACTGGCGGCCATCTACGAGGCCGCCGACCGCGGCGAGCGAGTCAGCATCGAGTAA
- a CDS encoding glycoside hydrolase family 3 N-terminal domain-containing protein yields the protein MHEDEDAPTYERADVATTERVEDLLDRMTDAEKAGQLVGTWLGHLGPEPKEFDEVEAAIRDQHLGVAAPFGWAGSPAKQVGEVVEAANDLQRVATEETRLGIPLLLNVDAVHGHAYVAGSTVFPNGLGTAATWDTDAAESAASVTATEVRRTGAHQNYSPTCDVGRDPRWGRIFETFGESPRLCAEMAAAKVRGYQGQGVGEEGGVGSEDGIGDESVVATAKHFPAYSDPERGEDASPVDVSEYELRNVFVPPFEQALEAGVESVMASYSSINGEPVHGSAYFLTDLLREDLGFDGHVVSDWAGVRHLSEDHGTAIDNRDGVRQSREAGLDIESVGDGEHAQYLAELLADGDLDSEVVEASVRRVLHLKFELGLFEDPYVEEDEARETLACADHREAAKECARDSMTLLKNDGVLPLSGDEDVFVGGPNADDLVHQLGGWSVTEPTNVPGDTVREAIEGHTDGTVSYEQGTTLNEELDVDAAVEKTAEADVAVLALGEGWYLHEFGPSMQAGVETGEWPTRSELRLSEAQRELVREVHATGTPVVGVLVTGRPLVVDWMDQNIPAILMAYYPGTEGGSAVAETLFGENDPSGRLPVSVPKSVGDLPQHFDHLVHPRPIGDDEHPGSYDPLYEFGHGLSYTDFEYDDLAVSVGEASVMEDDAEVELSVEVTNAGDRSGTETVQAFARQETSSRVQPARKLVGFERVELSPGESEAVSLTIPAENFGFYKPRTGHVVESGTYSLWVGDLEASFELPSAE from the coding sequence ATGCACGAGGACGAAGACGCGCCGACGTACGAGCGCGCTGACGTCGCTACCACCGAGCGCGTCGAAGACCTGCTCGACAGGATGACCGACGCGGAGAAAGCCGGACAACTGGTGGGAACGTGGTTGGGCCACCTCGGTCCCGAACCGAAGGAGTTCGACGAGGTGGAAGCCGCCATCCGCGACCAGCACCTCGGCGTCGCCGCCCCGTTCGGGTGGGCCGGGTCGCCCGCCAAGCAGGTCGGCGAAGTCGTCGAAGCGGCCAACGACTTGCAACGCGTCGCGACGGAGGAGACCCGACTCGGGATTCCGCTGTTGTTGAACGTGGACGCCGTCCACGGGCACGCCTACGTCGCCGGTTCGACCGTCTTCCCCAACGGTCTCGGCACCGCAGCGACGTGGGACACCGACGCCGCCGAATCCGCCGCGAGCGTCACCGCCACCGAGGTGCGCCGGACCGGTGCGCACCAGAACTACTCGCCCACCTGCGACGTGGGTCGCGACCCTCGCTGGGGACGCATCTTCGAGACGTTCGGCGAGAGTCCCCGACTCTGCGCTGAGATGGCCGCGGCGAAGGTTCGAGGGTACCAGGGCCAGGGGGTCGGCGAGGAGGGCGGAGTCGGTAGCGAAGACGGAATCGGCGACGAGTCGGTCGTCGCCACCGCGAAGCACTTCCCGGCGTACAGCGACCCCGAGCGCGGCGAAGACGCCTCTCCGGTGGACGTCTCGGAGTACGAGCTTCGCAACGTCTTCGTGCCGCCGTTCGAGCAAGCTCTCGAAGCGGGCGTCGAGTCCGTGATGGCCTCCTACAGTTCTATCAACGGGGAGCCAGTCCACGGTTCGGCCTACTTTCTCACCGACCTGCTGCGCGAAGACCTTGGCTTCGACGGTCACGTCGTCTCCGACTGGGCGGGCGTCCGTCACCTGAGCGAAGACCACGGGACGGCCATCGACAACCGCGATGGCGTCCGACAGTCCCGAGAAGCAGGTCTCGATATCGAGTCGGTGGGCGACGGGGAACACGCACAGTACCTGGCCGAACTGCTCGCCGACGGCGACCTCGATTCGGAGGTAGTCGAAGCGAGCGTTCGCCGCGTCCTGCATCTCAAGTTCGAGTTGGGCCTGTTCGAAGACCCGTACGTCGAGGAGGACGAAGCCCGCGAGACGTTGGCTTGCGCCGACCACCGGGAGGCCGCAAAGGAGTGCGCACGCGACAGCATGACGCTCCTGAAGAACGACGGTGTCCTCCCCCTGTCTGGCGACGAAGATGTGTTCGTCGGCGGCCCGAACGCAGACGACCTCGTCCACCAACTCGGTGGGTGGAGCGTCACTGAACCGACGAACGTTCCCGGCGATACGGTTCGAGAGGCTATCGAAGGTCACACCGATGGAACGGTCTCCTACGAGCAGGGGACGACGCTCAACGAGGAACTGGACGTGGACGCCGCGGTAGAGAAAACGGCCGAAGCCGACGTGGCGGTCCTCGCGCTCGGCGAGGGCTGGTACCTCCACGAGTTCGGCCCGTCGATGCAGGCGGGCGTCGAGACGGGCGAGTGGCCGACCCGCTCGGAACTCCGTCTCTCCGAGGCCCAGCGCGAACTCGTCCGGGAAGTCCACGCGACCGGAACGCCGGTCGTCGGCGTCCTCGTTACTGGTCGTCCACTCGTCGTCGATTGGATGGACCAGAACATCCCCGCGATACTCATGGCCTACTACCCCGGCACCGAGGGCGGGAGCGCCGTCGCCGAGACGCTGTTCGGAGAGAACGACCCGAGCGGCCGACTGCCGGTGTCGGTTCCGAAATCCGTCGGCGACCTGCCCCAGCACTTCGACCACCTCGTCCATCCACGTCCCATCGGCGACGACGAACATCCCGGCTCCTACGACCCGCTCTACGAGTTCGGCCACGGCCTGAGCTACACCGACTTCGAGTACGACGACCTCGCCGTTTCGGTGGGCGAGGCATCGGTGATGGAGGACGACGCGGAAGTCGAGCTTTCGGTAGAAGTGACGAACGCAGGTGACCGCTCCGGGACCGAGACGGTGCAGGCGTTCGCCCGGCAGGAGACGAGTTCGCGGGTGCAACCGGCCCGGAAACTCGTCGGCTTCGAGCGAGTCGAGTTGTCCCCCGGCGAGTCCGAGGCGGTGTCGCTGACGATACCCGCCGAGAACTTCGGTTTCTACAAGCCCCGCACCGGCCACGTCGTCGAGTCGGGCACGTACAGCCTCTGGGTCGGCGACCTCGAAGCGTCGTTCGAACTGCCGTCGGCCGAATAG